The following are encoded together in the Actinobacillus lignieresii genome:
- a CDS encoding transferrin-binding protein-like solute binding protein, protein MNIATKLIAGLVASVVLTACSGGSSSSSAQPHTEPTPKTNMPAPEAEQPKKEEAPQADSPKAEKPKSIAPLMMENPKVEKQKENNLQEKSPKADEPQVMDPKLGAPQKDDQNMPAPEAEQPKKEEAPQADSPKVEKQKENNLQEKSPKADEPQVMDPKLGAPQKDDQKLEEPKNKSNAEILKELGIKDIKTGIITRSDVVLNLTLDEQENIQIRLSESDIVRNDLKITNTIPNQDIRTLKDSTGRLLGYYGYMQLNQVIEDERYGINNVDLVGHYLLSMDESTKTAPNKSIEYRGKMLYGYKNVDNRNLVADVQASYNHSDKKLSMEIFGDQGDYWKLGAIGNNRLPKDMVTGVVVDKDGTISNAGLYSKIDDTPGKLTPDANFSGGLFGKNGEVLAGKAEGINNNYNWQGVIGATATEANKK, encoded by the coding sequence ATGAATATTGCAACAAAATTAATAGCTGGTTTAGTCGCTAGTGTAGTGCTTACCGCATGTAGCGGCGGTTCATCAAGTTCATCTGCTCAACCACATACGGAGCCTACGCCTAAAACAAATATGCCTGCACCAGAAGCGGAGCAACCCAAAAAAGAGGAAGCTCCGCAAGCGGATAGCCCGAAAGCAGAAAAACCAAAAAGTATTGCTCCACTGATGATGGAAAACCCAAAAGTAGAGAAACAGAAAGAAAATAACCTACAAGAGAAAAGTCCAAAGGCAGACGAACCGCAAGTAATGGATCCAAAATTAGGTGCTCCACAAAAAGATGATCAGAATATGCCTGCACCAGAAGCGGAGCAACCCAAAAAAGAGGAAGCTCCGCAAGCGGATAGCCCAAAAGTAGAGAAACAGAAAGAAAATAACCTACAAGAGAAAAGTCCAAAGGCAGACGAACCGCAAGTAATGGATCCAAAATTAGGTGCTCCACAAAAAGATGATCAGAAGTTAGAAGAACCTAAGAATAAAAGTAATGCGGAAATTCTTAAGGAATTAGGGATTAAGGATATTAAAACAGGGATTATTACTCGCTCAGATGTAGTACTAAATTTAACATTGGATGAACAAGAAAATATTCAGATTAGATTAAGTGAAAGTGATATAGTCCGTAATGATTTAAAAATTACAAATACAATTCCAAATCAAGACATCAGAACCTTAAAAGATTCTACAGGTAGATTATTAGGTTACTATGGATATATGCAGCTAAATCAGGTAATAGAAGATGAACGTTATGGTATTAATAATGTAGATCTTGTAGGACATTATTTGTTATCTATGGACGAATCAACAAAAACAGCTCCAAATAAATCTATAGAATATAGAGGTAAGATGCTATATGGCTATAAAAATGTAGACAATAGGAACTTAGTGGCAGACGTACAAGCATCATATAATCATTCAGATAAAAAATTATCCATGGAGATATTTGGTGATCAGGGTGATTATTGGAAGTTAGGTGCAATTGGTAATAATCGATTACCTAAAGATATGGTTACAGGCGTCGTAGTTGATAAGGATGGAACTATCTCAAATGCTGGTTTGTATTCAAAAATAGATGATACTCCAGGAAAACTAACCCCGGACGCAAATTTCTCAGGCGGTCTTTTCGGCAAAAATGGCGAAGTATTGGCTGGGAAAGCCGAAGGTATTAATAATAACTATAACTGGCAAGGTGTAATCGGAGCTACTGCTACTGAAGCAAATAAGAAATAA
- a CDS encoding FAD-dependent oxidoreductase, with translation MKTQDIIIIGGGMVGAAVALGLAKQGLNIALIEKNPLPSFDANAAYDLRISAISITSVKLLEELGAWQAISQMRVCPYDGLETWEIEGFNTAFHAAEIGLDKLGFMVENNAIQLGLWQALNQYPNCRQAVGFSQISANYHEQLWTITVDEQTFTAPLLIAADGANSQVRNWAGIGLTGWQYRQHCLLATVKTELPQQSVTWQQFFPSGPRAFLPLLEHNGCVVWYDAPQRIAQLKQLSSEKLTAEIQQHFPARLGKVEVVNAAGFPLTRQHAQHYVKNGVVLIGDAAHTINPLAGQGVNLGFKDVQVLLEVIEQAVKKGENFADEGVLKRYEHKRKPDNLLMQTGMDVFYKAFKTELLPVKVARNLGLVLAEKITPLKKKALRYAIGL, from the coding sequence ATGAAAACACAGGATATTATCATTATCGGTGGCGGTATGGTCGGAGCTGCGGTAGCACTCGGCTTGGCGAAGCAAGGGTTAAATATCGCGTTAATCGAAAAAAATCCGCTTCCCTCATTTGATGCGAATGCCGCTTATGATTTGCGTATTTCCGCTATCAGTATTACCTCGGTCAAACTGCTGGAAGAACTAGGCGCATGGCAGGCGATCAGCCAAATGCGAGTTTGCCCGTATGACGGTTTGGAAACCTGGGAAATCGAAGGGTTTAATACCGCTTTTCATGCGGCGGAAATCGGCTTGGATAAGCTCGGTTTTATGGTAGAAAATAATGCGATTCAGCTCGGTTTATGGCAAGCCTTAAACCAATATCCAAATTGCCGACAAGCGGTCGGATTTTCGCAAATTTCTGCAAATTATCACGAACAATTATGGACGATAACCGTTGATGAGCAAACATTTACCGCCCCATTGCTGATTGCGGCGGACGGCGCAAACTCACAAGTGCGTAACTGGGCGGGTATCGGGCTAACCGGCTGGCAGTATCGCCAACATTGTTTACTTGCCACGGTGAAAACCGAATTACCGCAACAATCGGTCACATGGCAACAATTCTTCCCGAGCGGTCCTCGTGCATTTCTACCATTATTAGAACATAACGGTTGTGTCGTGTGGTATGACGCTCCGCAACGCATTGCTCAGCTAAAACAGCTGTCTTCAGAAAAACTCACCGCCGAAATTCAGCAGCATTTCCCTGCTCGTTTAGGCAAAGTGGAAGTAGTCAATGCCGCCGGTTTTCCGCTGACTCGCCAACATGCTCAACATTACGTCAAAAACGGTGTGGTGCTGATTGGCGATGCGGCACACACGATTAATCCGCTTGCCGGACAAGGCGTCAATCTCGGTTTTAAAGATGTGCAAGTGCTATTGGAAGTGATTGAACAAGCGGTCAAAAAAGGCGAAAACTTTGCAGACGAGGGGGTACTTAAACGTTACGAACATAAACGTAAACCCGATAATTTATTGATGCAAACCGGTATGGACGTTTTTTATAAGGCATTCAAAACCGAGTTATTGCCGGTAAAAGTCGCCCGAAATTTAGGCTTAGTACTGGCGGAAAAAATTACCCCGCTCAAGAAAAAAGCACTACGCTATGCGATAGGTTTATAG
- the mltC gene encoding membrane-bound lytic murein transglycosylase MltC, translating into MKKYTKYLPLLLIIPFLAACGSSSPKKSKRTKTRVDYNTKDTNGLDILTGQFSHNIDDIWGSNELLVASKKDYVKYTDKFYTRSHISFEDGQITIETLGDQNHLRNSIIHTLLMGSDPKGIDLFASGDAPISSNPFLAGQVNDQFGRDINNIAIANDFATYLIQNKLQTRRLQNGRTVTYVAIKMVAGHIEVRARQYLPLVRKMAKRYGIEPSLILGIMEVESAFNPYAVSYANAIGLMQVVPRTAGRDIFARKGFDGQPDRAYLYNPSQNIDSGTLYLAILRDEYLEGITNPTAKRYAMISAYNSGAGAVLKVFDYDKYDAIDRINELSPDAVYRILTTAHPSSQARNYLKKVTKAREKYLHIR; encoded by the coding sequence ATGAAAAAATATACTAAATATTTACCGCTACTGTTGATTATTCCGTTTTTAGCCGCTTGCGGCAGTAGTTCTCCTAAAAAGAGTAAAAGAACCAAAACTCGTGTGGACTACAACACTAAAGATACTAACGGTTTAGATATTTTAACGGGGCAGTTTTCGCATAATATTGACGATATTTGGGGAAGCAACGAGCTTTTAGTCGCAAGTAAAAAAGATTACGTAAAATATACGGATAAGTTTTATACGCGTAGCCATATTTCTTTTGAAGACGGTCAAATCACGATTGAAACTTTAGGTGACCAAAATCATCTACGTAACAGTATTATTCACACCTTATTGATGGGATCGGACCCGAAAGGGATCGACTTATTCGCTTCCGGTGATGCGCCGATTAGCAGTAATCCGTTCCTTGCCGGTCAGGTGAACGATCAATTCGGGCGCGATATCAATAATATTGCGATCGCCAACGATTTTGCGACCTATTTAATCCAAAATAAATTGCAAACTCGTCGCTTGCAAAACGGCAGAACGGTAACTTATGTAGCGATTAAAATGGTGGCGGGGCATATCGAAGTGCGCGCGCGCCAATATCTGCCGCTGGTACGTAAGATGGCGAAACGTTACGGCATTGAGCCTAGTTTAATTTTGGGTATTATGGAAGTCGAATCGGCATTCAACCCGTATGCGGTCAGTTATGCGAACGCTATCGGCTTAATGCAGGTTGTACCGCGTACCGCCGGACGCGATATTTTTGCCCGTAAAGGTTTTGACGGACAGCCGGATCGCGCTTATTTATATAACCCGTCGCAAAATATCGATTCGGGTACGTTATATTTAGCGATTTTACGTGATGAATATTTGGAAGGAATCACTAATCCGACCGCAAAACGTTATGCGATGATTTCCGCTTATAACAGTGGCGCCGGTGCGGTGCTTAAAGTCTTCGATTACGATAAGTATGATGCGATCGATCGTATTAACGAACTTTCGCCGGATGCGGTTTATCGCATTTTAACGACCGCACATCCGTCAAGCCAAGCTCGAAATTATTTGAAGAAAGTGACGAAAGCGCGCGAGAAATATTTACATATTCGATAA
- a CDS encoding YifB family Mg chelatase-like AAA ATPase, producing MSLAIVYSRASIGVEAPLVTIEVHLSNGKPGLTIVGLPETTVKEAGDRVRSALMNANFMYPPQRITINLAPADLPKEGGRFDLPIAIGILAASGQMDSDRLKQFEFLGELALTGSLRGVHGVIPAVISAEKAKRQMIIARPNVNEASLVSNTETYFAGSLLQVVNFMNKRDSLPIAQQIPQKTQEIQPLVKRDLTDIIGQQHAKRALMIAAAGQHNLLFLGPPGTGKTMLASRLADLLPAMSDDEAIETASVTSLVQNELNFHNWKERPFRAPHHSASMVALVGGGSIPKPGEISLAHNGVLFLDELPEFERKVLDALRQPLEAGEIIISRANAKVQFPASFQLIAAMNPSPTGHYQGTHNRTSPQQVMRYLNRLSGPFLDRFDLSIEVPLLPKGALQSSDNRGETTEQVRKRVFLARELQMARAGKINAKLTTKEIERDCRLAEKDALFLENALTKLGLSVRAYHRILKVSRTIADLANEPNIQQIHLAEALGYRAMDRLLQRLQND from the coding sequence ATGTCTTTAGCCATTGTTTATAGCCGTGCATCAATTGGTGTGGAGGCACCGTTGGTAACGATTGAAGTGCATTTGAGTAACGGAAAACCGGGGCTAACGATTGTAGGCTTACCGGAAACCACGGTAAAAGAGGCGGGCGATCGGGTACGTAGTGCGTTAATGAATGCCAACTTCATGTATCCTCCGCAACGGATCACGATTAACCTCGCACCGGCGGATCTACCTAAAGAGGGAGGGCGTTTTGATCTGCCGATTGCGATCGGGATCTTAGCTGCGTCAGGGCAGATGGATTCGGATCGCTTAAAACAGTTTGAGTTTTTGGGGGAACTGGCTTTAACCGGATCGTTACGAGGCGTTCACGGCGTGATTCCGGCGGTAATTTCCGCCGAAAAAGCCAAACGACAGATGATTATTGCCCGCCCGAATGTGAATGAAGCGTCGTTAGTGTCGAATACAGAAACCTATTTTGCCGGTTCCTTATTGCAAGTGGTCAATTTTATGAACAAGCGGGACAGCCTGCCGATTGCTCAGCAGATTCCGCAAAAAACACAAGAAATTCAACCGCTTGTAAAACGTGATTTAACCGATATTATCGGGCAACAGCATGCTAAACGAGCGTTGATGATTGCGGCTGCCGGACAACATAATTTACTTTTCCTTGGTCCTCCCGGTACCGGTAAAACAATGCTCGCCAGCCGTTTAGCGGATTTGTTACCGGCAATGAGTGATGATGAAGCGATTGAAACCGCTTCGGTCACCAGTTTGGTACAAAATGAATTGAATTTTCATAACTGGAAAGAACGTCCGTTTCGAGCACCACATCATAGTGCATCTATGGTGGCGTTAGTGGGTGGCGGTTCTATTCCTAAACCTGGTGAAATCAGTTTGGCGCACAATGGCGTGCTTTTCTTAGATGAATTGCCTGAGTTTGAACGTAAAGTGTTAGACGCATTACGTCAGCCGTTAGAAGCCGGTGAGATTATTATTTCTAGAGCGAATGCCAAGGTGCAGTTCCCTGCCAGTTTTCAATTAATTGCGGCAATGAATCCTAGCCCGACAGGGCATTATCAAGGCACGCACAACCGTACTTCCCCACAGCAAGTGATGCGTTATCTAAATCGTTTATCCGGCCCGTTTTTAGACCGTTTCGATCTCTCGATTGAAGTCCCTTTATTACCGAAAGGTGCATTACAAAGTAGCGATAATCGGGGCGAAACCACCGAGCAAGTACGCAAGCGGGTATTTTTGGCAAGAGAATTACAAATGGCGAGAGCCGGAAAAATTAATGCCAAGTTAACCACCAAAGAAATCGAACGTGATTGTCGCCTTGCAGAAAAAGACGCGCTATTTCTAGAAAATGCACTGACCAAATTAGGACTTTCGGTGCGTGCTTATCATCGGATTTTAAAAGTTTCCCGCACAATTGCCGATTTGGCGAACGAACCGAATATTCAACAAATCCATCTTGCCGAAGCGTTAGGTTATCGAGCGATGGATCGGCTTTTGCAGAGGTTGCAGAACGATTAA
- the menD gene encoding 2-succinyl-5-enolpyruvyl-6-hydroxy-3-cyclohexene-1-carboxylic-acid synthase produces MTVSTFNRTWAKVIVNALLRYGVKHFCIAPGSRSTPLTLEALQLQQNQQAQCHSHFDERGLGFFALGIAKVTNDPVAIIVTSGTAVANLYPAVIEASLTHHKLIVLSADRPPELIGCGANQAIPQQGIFADYPIAGVNLPKPAEHYNAGWLVATIEQACVTQSQQGGVVHINAPFAEPLYEADENAIGTHPWLKPIQSWLINSQTKWINSQTIQSEVSMHENWDYWRTKRGVIVVGKLPVEQGIGIKAWAETLGWCLLTDVQSCVDASLPYADIWLSNNTVHQRLLQADIVIQFGSQIVSKRVNKFLEEFKGEFWQVDEYSNYLNPFAHHQTRFVAKAHHFLRVHPPLRQKPWLLEPLALSQFCAGFIEQQVGGSLNEASLAHHIEEVLATNGNLFIGNSLFVRLVDALCKLPEGYPVYTNRGASGIDGLIATMAGVAKGSGQPTVGVIGDISALHDLNSVSLLNKISHPCILFVINNSGGAIFDMLPVEAQAKEQFYRLPHNYEFAPIATMFGIEYIRPFTWADLKAKLKLAYGRKGVTIVEIKVNDQDGSNLYKSLIKQISQAEIA; encoded by the coding sequence ATGACAGTCAGCACCTTTAACCGTACGTGGGCAAAAGTGATAGTGAACGCCTTATTACGTTACGGCGTAAAACATTTCTGTATTGCGCCGGGTTCACGTTCAACACCTTTAACTCTCGAAGCCCTACAATTACAACAAAATCAACAAGCACAATGCCACAGTCATTTTGATGAACGCGGATTGGGCTTTTTTGCTTTGGGTATCGCTAAAGTGACCAATGATCCGGTCGCAATTATTGTGACTTCCGGAACGGCGGTCGCTAATCTTTATCCGGCGGTTATCGAAGCGAGCTTGACTCATCATAAATTGATCGTACTTTCCGCCGATCGTCCGCCGGAATTAATCGGTTGCGGCGCAAATCAAGCGATTCCGCAGCAAGGTATTTTCGCCGATTATCCGATAGCCGGCGTTAATTTGCCGAAACCGGCGGAGCACTATAACGCCGGCTGGTTAGTTGCAACGATTGAACAGGCTTGTGTCACACAAAGCCAACAAGGCGGTGTGGTACATATCAATGCGCCGTTTGCCGAGCCGCTTTATGAAGCGGATGAAAACGCAATCGGCACACATCCGTGGTTAAAGCCGATTCAAAGCTGGTTAATCAATTCACAAACCAAATGGATTAACAGCCAAACGATTCAAAGCGAAGTGTCGATGCACGAGAATTGGGATTATTGGCGTACCAAACGCGGTGTAATCGTGGTGGGTAAATTACCGGTTGAGCAAGGTATTGGCATTAAAGCTTGGGCGGAAACCCTCGGCTGGTGCTTACTTACCGATGTACAATCTTGCGTAGATGCAAGCTTACCGTATGCAGATATTTGGTTGTCGAACAATACGGTTCACCAACGCTTGTTACAAGCGGATATCGTGATTCAATTCGGTAGCCAAATCGTGAGTAAAAGGGTGAATAAATTCCTTGAAGAATTTAAAGGCGAGTTTTGGCAAGTGGATGAATACAGCAATTACCTCAATCCGTTTGCTCATCATCAAACCCGCTTTGTGGCAAAAGCGCACCACTTCTTACGCGTACATCCGCCGCTTCGCCAAAAACCGTGGTTATTAGAGCCGCTGGCACTTTCACAATTCTGTGCCGGTTTTATTGAGCAACAAGTCGGTGGCAGCCTAAACGAAGCTTCATTAGCACATCATATCGAAGAAGTCTTGGCAACTAACGGTAATTTATTTATCGGTAACAGCTTATTCGTACGTTTAGTTGATGCCCTATGTAAATTACCGGAAGGTTATCCGGTTTATACCAACCGCGGTGCCAGCGGCATTGACGGTTTAATCGCAACGATGGCGGGCGTGGCAAAAGGTAGCGGTCAGCCAACGGTTGGCGTTATCGGTGATATTTCCGCCTTACATGATCTTAATTCGGTTTCATTACTGAATAAAATTAGCCATCCGTGTATTTTATTTGTAATTAATAACAGCGGCGGTGCGATTTTCGATATGTTACCAGTGGAAGCGCAAGCGAAAGAACAATTCTACCGTTTACCACACAACTACGAATTTGCTCCGATTGCGACCATGTTCGGCATCGAATATATCCGTCCGTTTACTTGGGCGGATCTTAAAGCCAAACTTAAACTCGCTTACGGACGTAAAGGGGTGACCATCGTTGAAATCAAAGTAAATGATCAAGACGGTAGCAACCTTTATAAATCGTTAATCAAACAAATCTCACAAGCGGAAATTGCCTAA
- the ffh gene encoding signal recognition particle protein — MFENLSDRLSKTLRNITGKGRLTEDNIKDTLREVRMALLEADVALPVVREFINKVKERALGTEVNKSLTPGQEFLKIVQSELEIAMGEANEELNLATQPPAVILMAGLQGAGKTTSVGKLAKFLKERHKKKVLVVSADVYRPAAIKQLQTLADALKVDFFPTETTQKPVEIAELALKHAKLNFFDVLIVDTAGRLHVDGEMMEEIQQIHRVLNPIETLFTVDAMTGQDAANTAKAFNEALPLTGVILTKVDGDARGGAALSIRQITGKPIKFLGVGEKTDALEPFHPDRVASRILGMGDVLSLIEDLQRSVDQEKAEKMAQKFKKGDDFTLEDFREQLIEMKKMGGMMSMLDKLPGAKNLPDHVKNQVDDKMFVKMEAIINSMTLKERANPDIIKGSRRRRIALGSGTQVQDVNKLLKQFDEMQRMMKKMRKGGMAKMMRGMKGMMGGGMGALGGLGNMFGKR; from the coding sequence ATGTTTGAAAACTTATCCGACAGACTGTCGAAAACTCTACGTAATATCACGGGAAAAGGACGTTTAACCGAAGATAATATTAAAGATACGTTACGTGAAGTGCGTATGGCATTATTGGAAGCCGACGTAGCATTACCCGTAGTACGTGAATTTATTAATAAAGTAAAAGAACGCGCATTAGGTACGGAAGTCAATAAAAGCCTAACGCCCGGTCAGGAATTTCTTAAAATCGTACAAAGCGAGCTTGAAATCGCAATGGGCGAAGCGAATGAGGAATTAAATCTCGCAACGCAACCGCCGGCGGTCATTTTAATGGCGGGTTTACAAGGTGCGGGTAAAACCACCTCGGTCGGTAAATTAGCGAAATTCCTGAAAGAACGTCATAAGAAGAAAGTGTTGGTCGTATCCGCCGACGTTTATCGTCCGGCGGCGATTAAACAGCTTCAAACCTTAGCGGATGCGTTAAAAGTCGATTTTTTCCCGACGGAAACCACGCAAAAGCCGGTTGAAATTGCCGAGCTTGCCCTAAAACACGCAAAACTGAATTTCTTTGACGTCTTGATTGTGGATACCGCTGGTCGTTTACACGTGGACGGCGAGATGATGGAAGAAATCCAACAAATCCATCGCGTATTAAATCCGATTGAAACGCTTTTCACAGTGGATGCGATGACCGGTCAAGATGCGGCGAATACGGCGAAAGCTTTCAACGAAGCCTTACCGCTTACCGGTGTGATTTTAACCAAAGTGGACGGTGATGCGCGCGGCGGTGCTGCGTTATCTATTCGCCAAATTACCGGCAAACCGATTAAATTCCTCGGTGTGGGCGAGAAAACCGATGCGTTAGAACCGTTCCATCCGGATCGAGTCGCTTCTCGTATTCTCGGTATGGGTGACGTATTATCGTTAATTGAAGATTTACAACGCTCGGTCGATCAAGAAAAAGCCGAGAAAATGGCACAGAAATTCAAGAAAGGTGATGACTTTACCCTTGAAGATTTCCGTGAACAGCTGATCGAGATGAAGAAAATGGGCGGTATGATGTCGATGTTGGATAAACTGCCGGGCGCGAAGAATTTACCTGATCACGTAAAAAATCAGGTGGATGATAAAATGTTCGTGAAAATGGAAGCGATCATCAACTCAATGACGCTGAAAGAGCGTGCGAATCCGGATATTATTAAAGGTTCTCGCCGTCGTCGTATTGCGTTAGGTTCCGGTACACAGGTTCAAGACGTAAACAAATTGCTCAAGCAATTCGATGAAATGCAACGTATGATGAAAAAAATGCGTAAAGGCGGTATGGCGAAAATGATGCGTGGTATGAAAGGTATGATGGGCGGCGGCATGGGCGCACTCGGCGGCTTAGGCAATATGTTCGGTAAACGCTAG
- a CDS encoding bifunctional metallophosphatase/5'-nucleotidase — protein MKKVLGTLFVLSAASMAVAKEVNIKFLGTSDVHGRIVPWNYGADIEDKSGSYAQISTYVKEVRQNNKNVVLVDIGDAIQDNQVEVFAKTEKYYKDNPVPKVLNEMKYDYFVLGNHEFNFGMTALDEIIKDINAKVLTANFYYKKDGKRYVTATDIIEKDGVKLGLIGLTTPMSATFEKDTHNLDEMKFSSPSEEAKAQIAKLKEKGVDAIIVLAHMGIENENNIPDTGVADVINNVEGIDVIIAGHMHKNIPAETIKNTLVTEPHRYGTVVSEVDLAFDVADNGKVKLLSKTAKTVPVKKLASDPAIEKIYQPYHDELRRLNNVKIGETAQTMIPQGKNHGVAIAFTQDTGLSSLINDVQQHYSKADVVSFAFDHQTVRLDKGDIKKKDIIYNYRYAGGDVSVYEVTGKQLKAYMNWSADYFDTIQPQDKDYRINEKRGKSKYVTLDIFGGVKFNIDLRKPSGEKIVDLSLADGTAITDDSKIKLGMNSYRYEQLIKKGGVWEGQQIPVVWESKVAMGRNAGTIQNMMIDYISNVKKGKVEGVSHNRWKIVGLE, from the coding sequence ATGAAAAAAGTACTCGGTACTTTATTTGTTCTTTCGGCAGCAAGCATGGCCGTCGCTAAAGAAGTGAATATTAAATTTTTAGGTACGTCGGATGTTCACGGTCGTATCGTACCTTGGAACTATGGTGCGGATATTGAGGACAAATCCGGTTCTTACGCGCAAATTTCCACCTATGTAAAAGAGGTACGCCAAAATAATAAAAATGTAGTGTTAGTCGATATCGGTGATGCGATTCAAGACAACCAAGTGGAAGTATTTGCGAAAACCGAAAAATACTACAAAGATAATCCGGTGCCTAAAGTATTAAACGAAATGAAATACGACTATTTCGTTTTAGGTAACCACGAATTTAACTTCGGTATGACCGCTTTAGATGAAATCATTAAAGACATTAACGCTAAAGTGCTCACCGCCAACTTCTACTACAAAAAAGATGGTAAACGTTACGTTACTGCGACCGATATTATTGAAAAAGACGGCGTAAAACTCGGTTTAATCGGCTTAACTACCCCAATGTCAGCAACCTTTGAAAAAGATACCCACAATCTTGATGAAATGAAATTCAGCTCGCCGAGCGAAGAAGCGAAAGCACAAATTGCCAAGTTAAAAGAAAAAGGGGTTGATGCGATTATCGTGTTAGCGCATATGGGGATTGAAAACGAAAATAATATCCCTGATACCGGTGTGGCGGATGTAATCAATAATGTAGAAGGCATTGATGTGATTATCGCCGGCCATATGCACAAAAACATTCCGGCGGAAACAATTAAAAATACGCTCGTTACCGAACCGCACCGCTACGGCACCGTGGTTTCGGAAGTGGATTTAGCCTTTGATGTGGCGGATAACGGCAAGGTGAAATTATTGTCAAAAACCGCCAAAACCGTACCGGTTAAGAAATTGGCTTCAGATCCGGCAATCGAAAAAATTTACCAACCATATCATGACGAATTACGCCGTTTAAATAATGTGAAAATCGGCGAAACTGCACAAACTATGATTCCGCAGGGTAAAAATCACGGTGTAGCGATTGCCTTTACGCAAGATACCGGCTTATCTTCATTGATTAATGACGTGCAACAACATTACAGCAAAGCGGACGTCGTGTCTTTTGCCTTCGATCACCAAACCGTACGTTTAGACAAAGGCGATATTAAGAAAAAAGATATTATCTATAACTATCGCTATGCAGGCGGTGATGTGAGCGTGTACGAAGTGACCGGCAAACAGCTTAAAGCCTATATGAATTGGTCGGCAGATTACTTCGATACGATTCAGCCGCAAGATAAAGACTACCGTATCAATGAAAAACGCGGCAAATCGAAATATGTCACACTTGATATTTTCGGCGGCGTAAAATTCAACATTGATTTACGCAAACCAAGCGGCGAGAAAATTGTTGATCTTAGTCTTGCAGACGGCACTGCAATCACTGATGACAGCAAAATCAAACTCGGTATGAACTCATATCGTTATGAACAGCTCATCAAAAAAGGCGGCGTATGGGAAGGACAACAAATTCCTGTTGTTTGGGAATCTAAAGTTGCAATGGGAAGAAATGCCGGCACTATTCAAAATATGATGATCGATTACATCTCTAACGTAAAAAAAGGAAAAGTGGAAGGCGTGTCTCACAACCGCTGGAAAATTGTCGGTTTAGAATAA
- the menH gene encoding 2-succinyl-6-hydroxy-2,4-cyclohexadiene-1-carboxylate synthase codes for MLHATWHRETGMPVVFLHGLLGSQQDWQAVLDRLQNFPQIRPLTIDLPLHGASEHIPCYGFSHARELIHQTVLHYIGNQPFYLVGYSLGGRLALDYALNANNPQLKQTILEGANIGLATDAERQARWQNDHQWAERFRHEPMAEVLNDWYQQAVFANLDQHKRSNLIEKRQNNSGLGVAVMLEATSLATQPYFLPQLSEARQTITFLIGEYDRKFRKIVSDNKLHHQLIPNAGHNAHYENPESFTDALLALIKK; via the coding sequence ATGCTCCACGCAACATGGCATCGTGAAACGGGTATGCCGGTAGTTTTTCTACACGGTTTACTCGGTTCGCAACAAGATTGGCAAGCGGTGCTAGACCGCTTGCAAAATTTTCCGCAAATTCGACCGCTTACCATTGACCTTCCTCTGCATGGCGCAAGCGAACATATCCCCTGCTACGGCTTTTCCCACGCGAGAGAATTGATTCATCAAACCGTTCTGCATTATATCGGCAATCAGCCTTTTTATTTGGTCGGCTATTCGTTGGGCGGGCGTTTAGCTTTGGACTATGCGCTTAATGCCAATAATCCTCAGCTAAAACAGACGATTCTTGAAGGAGCGAATATCGGCTTAGCGACGGATGCGGAACGCCAAGCACGTTGGCAAAACGATCATCAATGGGCGGAACGTTTCCGCCATGAGCCGATGGCGGAAGTACTCAATGATTGGTATCAACAAGCCGTTTTTGCCAATTTAGACCAACACAAGCGGTCAAATTTAATCGAAAAACGACAAAACAATAGCGGATTGGGCGTTGCTGTTATGCTCGAAGCAACCAGCCTAGCAACGCAACCTTATTTTTTACCGCAGCTCTCCGAAGCTCGGCAGACTATCACTTTTTTGATCGGCGAATATGATCGGAAATTTAGAAAAATCGTCTCCGATAATAAACTTCATCATCAGCTTATTCCTAATGCCGGACATAACGCACATTATGAAAACCCGGAATCTTTTACCGATGCACTATTGGCACTGATTAAAAAGTAA